TGTATCAAAGTGTCCTGTAGCTGGGTTTTACTGAAGGGTAGAGACTCTACAGCCCGTCCAGAGGCACAGGACGCTTCAGAGGAAGCAGGAGGCACCATGGGTGCTGATGTGCTCTTATTCGTGGTTTGCTGAAAGACGCTGGGGGAAAGAAGCACAGACATCTCTGACACGGGGACAGCTAAAGCTGGACTCACGGGGAAAGCCTGGGAACAGAGACAAAAGGAAATTTTGTGGATAACCAGCTGAGAAAGATATAGAGACAAAAAGCCACCAGCTAACAAACTCACAGGAACTGGGTTTATCAGGCTAGGAGGCTGAGAGAAAACCTCTTTGTTGGATTCTTGGAAGCTATGAGGTGGAACCAGAGCGCTTGGCAGGAAGCTGGGTGCAAGGACCGGTTTGTGAACACCTGAATTCACAGACGATGCAGCTGGTTTGAGCGAGCCAACTAGATCCTGCCCCAAAAAGGAGCTGGGAGTGACTGGAGAAGCTATGGGCCCAGACGGAGTAGCTAGATGCTCAGATCCAGATGGAGACATCATAAGAGAGGAGATGGAGCTCTGGGATTGGGGGTCCTGCCTCGGAACCACCGAGTGGAAAACAGGACTGTGATTCAGCACATAAGGAGCTGGGATTAGGGCGGAGCctttctgctgctggtggttggagaCAGAGGGGATGCATGGACTTTGCTGGGGCGGATAAGGTTGTTTCTGGACAAAGGCAGTAGGAAGATCAGTGGAAGCTGTGCTGTTGTGTGAAGGCGCGGCCATTAGAGAGGGTTCCTTAGGAAGAGAAGAACCAAAGAGCTCCTCTACTGTGATCTGCTTCACCATCGTATGAAAGCCCTGCATTAAAAAAAGAGGGTTAATTATAAATTATTTTATGATCATGTTTTATTTGAGAATCACCTTCATTGCCCCCTTTTTAGAATCAGTATTTAACTAAATGATGAGTTTTGGCCATTATAAACTTTAGCAATCGATGGTTTTACAACAATCTGCTGCAGATTGTGACATCTTTAAATTCTGAAAAAGATTTTTATCTCTAAGATGCTAATTTTGAGACATTAATAAAATCtggaatacaaaagaaaaacgtcAAAATCACCAAGGAACAGGGCCCAAAACAGAACAAATAAAGAAATCAACAATTCCCACCATTATtactttaaaaatgacaaataacttAAATAAATATAAGTATTTATATAAAATTACAACTAATTTCTATTATTTCTAATTTCTATTATTTCTATATTTGTTCCATTACACATCATTTATAAACAGATAAAATTAGGAAGTAATTAGTAAAATAAAGATTAAACCACTTTTCGcataataaaaaacaacataactTTTCTGCGGTCAACATCAAACAAATACAAAACTTTTATTACATTCTGTCATCACCTCTAAAGGACGTAATAAAAACAACAGAACTCATAATGAATCTTTTCAAGTGTGTTGTGTTCTTTATCATCACTGATTGTTGCTTTCATGCTCACCTCTGCAGACACTTCTGTCTCCCCGGACTGGGTcttcagaaaaagacaaaaagacaaagtgatcaggtgttttaagaaaaactaaaacatctTTTAAAAATCTTACTCTCTGATATTCTTCCTTTGCTTTGCTGAGCAGCTCCAGGATGTCGATGGGCCGCGGTTCTGCGACTCCATTGCTTCTGCCTGCCTCTGCTCTCTCTGGGCTCCTCCTCTTGGCGTGGTCCACTTCTTGTTTTACAATCCTGGAGCAAAGTTAAAACATACTGATGAAATACTTCTAATTATTTACAGAACTTCCCCAAAAACCATATCCACAAACACAGCATGGATGTGCTGACCTACTTACTTCACCATCAGCTGAGCGATGCGTTGGCAGTCCTTTTTGTCATAAAACCAAATACTGTAGATTCCcactgtaaaaacaaaacaaagaacacATTTTTAGCTGCCTAAAAAACTGAAAAATTACAATTTGTCGATTAAAGCACAGAATTAGGGTGATGACTGAATAAAGCTGTTTAGAGCTGTGTCAAGGACTCGGTTCTGCATGATTTGCATCTTTGTTTCAAGCAGCAGATAgagaacagaaaaaaataacatcAAATTTGACACAAACCAAAAATGATTTAGTGATTAAATATTACATTTTTCACAGAAACATTAACTTGTTACCACATCACTTATGTGATTTTGGATTGCACCAACACACTGGTGAATATACCATCCCCCAGGGAGGCTGTGGTTACCTAGCAACTGAAGAGTTTGCCTCCCTGCAGCATCTCCAGCCACCAAAGGGAATATGAAGCCATGTAAACAAGTATGTCT
The sequence above is a segment of the Nothobranchius furzeri strain GRZ-AD chromosome 15, NfurGRZ-RIMD1, whole genome shotgun sequence genome. Coding sequences within it:
- the dcp1a gene encoding mRNA-decapping enzyme 1A isoform X1, which translates into the protein MAINAGHLMSLAALQRHDPYINKLLDVTGQVALYNFNSKANEWEKTEVEGTLFVYARSASPHHGFTIMNRLSAQNLVEPINKDLEFQLQDPFLLYRNGNLGIYSIWFYDKKDCQRIAQLMVKIVKQEVDHAKRRSPERAEAGRSNGVAEPRPIDILELLSKAKEEYQRTQSGETEVSAEGFHTMVKQITVEELFGSSLPKEPSLMAAPSHNSTASTDLPTAFVQKQPYPPQQSPCIPSVSNHQQQKGSALIPAPYVLNHSPVFHSVVPRQDPQSQSSISSLMMSPSGSEHLATPSGPIASPVTPSSFLGQDLVGSLKPAASSVNSGVHKPVLAPSFLPSALVPPHSFQESNKEVFSQPPSLINPVPAFPVSPALAVPVSEMSVLLSPSVFQQTTNKSTSAPMVPPASSEASCASGRAVESLPFSKTQLQDTLIHLIKNNPEFLSAIHEAYLQSVSKDLRNIKL
- the dcp1a gene encoding mRNA-decapping enzyme 1A isoform X2; its protein translation is MAINAGHLMSLAALQRHDPYINKLLDVTGQVALYNFNSKANEWKTEVEGTLFVYARSASPHHGFTIMNRLSAQNLVEPINKDLEFQLQDPFLLYRNGNLGIYSIWFYDKKDCQRIAQLMVKIVKQEVDHAKRRSPERAEAGRSNGVAEPRPIDILELLSKAKEEYQRTQSGETEVSAEGFHTMVKQITVEELFGSSLPKEPSLMAAPSHNSTASTDLPTAFVQKQPYPPQQSPCIPSVSNHQQQKGSALIPAPYVLNHSPVFHSVVPRQDPQSQSSISSLMMSPSGSEHLATPSGPIASPVTPSSFLGQDLVGSLKPAASSVNSGVHKPVLAPSFLPSALVPPHSFQESNKEVFSQPPSLINPVPAFPVSPALAVPVSEMSVLLSPSVFQQTTNKSTSAPMVPPASSEASCASGRAVESLPFSKTQLQDTLIHLIKNNPEFLSAIHEAYLQSVSKDLRNIKL